One Spinacia oleracea cultivar Varoflay chromosome 4, BTI_SOV_V1, whole genome shotgun sequence DNA segment encodes these proteins:
- the LOC110790051 gene encoding probable calcium-binding protein CML25, with product MGFAQTFFKKKRGISNNPEDANCSHENPLFEPFSSSLRSRNNNKEELELVFKKFDVNGDGKISSSELGSIMGSLGQQVTEEDLQIMIKEVDADGDGFIDFNEFVALNTKGIDSDEVLHNMKEAFSIYDADGNGKITVEELQMVMKSLGDDVSLGDCKRMIHGVDSDGDGTINFEEFKSMMMMGARLNTMTID from the coding sequence ATGGGTTTTGCTCAaacatttttcaaaaagaaaaggGGGATAAGTAATAATCCAGAAGATGCAAATTGTAGCCATGAAAATCCTTTGTTTGAACCTTTCTCCTCATCATTACGTTCACGGAATAATAATAAGGAGGAGCTTGAACTAGTTTTTAAGAAATTTGATGTCAATGGTGATGGTAAAATTTCCTCATCAGAGTTGGGATCAATTATGGGAAGTCTAGGCCAACAAGTGACTGAGGAAGACTTGCAGATAATGATAAAAGAGGTTGATGCAGATGGAGATGGATTCATTGATTTTAATGAATTCGTTGCTCTCAACACAAAAGGTATTGACTCAGATGAAGTTTTGCACAATATGAAAGAAGCATTTTCAATATACGACGCTGATGGAAATGGAAAAATTACAGTTGAAGAGTTGCAAATGGTAATGAAGAGTTTAGGGGATGATGTCTCTTTGGGTGATTGTAAAAGGATGATTCATGGGGTTGACAGTGATGGTGATGGAACAATTAATTTTGAGGAATTCAAATCCATGATGATGATGGGTGCACGTCTTAATACAATGACAATAGATTAG